A single region of the Eleginops maclovinus isolate JMC-PN-2008 ecotype Puerto Natales chromosome 16, JC_Emac_rtc_rv5, whole genome shotgun sequence genome encodes:
- the LOC134878183 gene encoding transcription factor Sox-9-A-like, giving the protein MNLLDPYLKMTEEQEKCHSDAPSPCMSDDSAGSPCPSGSGSDTENTRPSDNHLLLGPEYKKEGEEEKFPVCIRDAVSQVLKGYDWTLVPMPVRVNGSSKNKPHVKRPMNAFMVWAQAARRKLADQYPHLHNAELSKTLGKLWRLLNETEKRPFVEEAERLRVQHKKDHPDYKYQPRRRKSVKNGPNDPEDGEQTHISPNAIFKALQQADSPASSMGEVHSPGDHSGQSQGPPTPPTTPKTDLPTSKVDLKREGRPMQEGTSRQLNIDFGAVDIGELSSEVISNMGSFDVDEFDQYLPPHSHAGVNGAAQAGYTNGYGISSSSVSQAGNVGAHAWMAKQQQHSLTTLGGGGEQGQPGQQRTTQIKTEQLSPSHYSEQQGSPQHITYGSFNLQHYSSSSYPSITRAQYDYSDHQGGANSYYSHAAGQGSGLYSTFSYMSPSQRPMYTPIADTTGVPSVPQTHSPQQWEQQPIYTQLSRP; this is encoded by the exons ATGAATCTACTCGACCCTTACCTGAAGATGACAGAAGAACAGGAGAAGTGTCACTCTGACGCTCCCAGCCCCTGCATGTCTGATGACTCCGCAGGCTCACCGTGCCCGTCCGGCTCCGGCTCGGACACGGAGAACACCCGGCCGTCTGACAACCACCTCCTCTTGGGTCCAGAGTacaagaaagagggagaagaagaaaagtttCCCGTATGTATCAGAGATGCGGTGTCCCAGGTGTTGAAGGGTTACGACTGGACGCTGGTGCCCATGCCGGTGCGCGTAAATGgctcaagtaaaaataaaccTCACGTCAAGAGACCCATGAACGCATTCATGGTCTGGGCTCAAGCTGCACGTAGGAAGCTGGCTGATCAATACCCTCATCTGCACAACGCGGAACTCAGCAAAACCCTGGGCAAACTTTGGAG ATTGCTCAACGAAACAGAGAAGCGCCCGTTTGTGGAAGAAGCTGAGCGTTTGAGAGTGCAGCATAAGAAGGACCACCCCGACTACAAATATCAACCAAGGCGGAGAAAGTCTGTGAAGAACGGCCCAAACGACCCGGAGGACGGCGAGCAAACCCACATCTCTCCAAACGCGATCTTTAAGGCGCTGCAGCAGGCCGATTCTCCAGCCTCTAGTATGGGAGAGGTGCATTCTCCAGGAGATCACTCAG GTCAGTCCCAGGGCCCACCAACACCCCCAACCACCCCCAAGACAGACCTACCCACCAGCAAAGTTGACTTGAAGCGTGAGGGGCGCCCCATGCAGGAGGGCACCAGTCGCCAGCTCAACATCGACTTTGGCGCTGTGGACATTGGGGAACTGAGCAGCGAGGTCATCTCCAACATGGGGAGCTTTGATGTCGATGAGTTTGATCAGTATCTGCCTCCTCACAGTCATGCTGGGGTGAATGGAGCAGCGCAGGCTGGCTACACCAACGGCTACGGCATCAGCAGCTCCTCTGTCAGCCAGGCGGGCAATGTCGGGGCCCACGCCTGGATGgccaagcagcagcagcactctcTGACCACCctgggtggaggaggagagcaagGCCAGCCGGGCCAACAGAGAACGACTCAGATCAAGACAGAGCAGCTGAGCCCCAGCCACTACAGTGAGCAACAGGGCTCCCCACAGCACATCACCTATGGGTCCTTCAATCTGCAGCACTACAGTAGCTCTTCTTACCCCTCCATCACCAGAGCACAGTATGACTATTCAGACCACCAAGGTGGTGCCAACTCCTACTACAGCCACGCAGCTGGCCAAGGCTCCGGCCTGTACTCCACCTTCAGCTACATGAGTCCCAGCCAGAGGCCGATGTACACCCCGATTGCAGACACCACCGGGGTGCCCTCTGTTCCCCAGACCCACAGTCcgcagcagtgggagcagcagcCCATTTATACACAGCTGTCCAGGCCATGA